The Zingiber officinale cultivar Zhangliang chromosome 10A, Zo_v1.1, whole genome shotgun sequence genome contains a region encoding:
- the LOC122026345 gene encoding protein TRIGALACTOSYLDIACYLGLYCEROL 5, chloroplastic-like, which produces MVLTSFDGVGIGLGFGIGCGFGVGWGFGGMPLNTFGMGIGGGCGVGFGLGWGFGTAFGCKYRSSKVSFQGLENGNERIRDETSVPVSSKHSQ; this is translated from the exons ATGGTTCTCACAAGCTTCGATGGCGTCGGCATCGGCCTTG GGTTCGGGATTGGATGCGGTTTTGGAGTTGGGTGGGGTTTTGGAG GTATGCCCCTGAATACCTTTGGAATGGGAATCG GGGGAGGCTGTGGAGTTGGATTTGGTCTTGGTTGGGGCTTCGGCACTGCATTTGGTTGTAAATATCGATCCTCCAAAGTGAGTTTCCAAGGACTCGAAAATGGTAATGAGAGAATCAGAGATGAAACATCAGTGCCAGTGTCATCAAAGCACTCTCAGTAG
- the LOC122026346 gene encoding upstream activation factor subunit spp27-like, producing MAAATGFLTALSVGDLASPITLPRRAALIPGRWAAARALRVAAEAGTDEAEKKKKQRGITKPRPVSPQLQAVVGEVEIPRTQALKKIWAYIKENNLQDPDDKRIIVCDEKLQVIFGKDRVGFLEISGLLNSHFTK from the exons ATGGCGGCGGCCACAGGCTTTCTCACCGCACTTTCTGTCGGCGATCTAGCGTCCCCTATCACGCTGCCACGCCGTGCCGCGCTCATCCCGGGAAGGTGGGCTGCCGCGAGGGCTCTCCGCGTGGCAGCGGAGGCGGGGACGGATgaggcagagaagaagaagaagcagagggGCATCACCAAGCCCAGGCCAGTGTCGCCTCAACTCCAGGCGGTGGTTGGTGAGGTGGAGATCCCCCGGACCCAAGCGCTCAAGAAGATTTGGGCTTATATCAAGGAGAACAATCTTCAG gatccgGATGACAAGAGGATAATAGTGTGCGATGAGAAACTACAGGTTATTTTCGGTAAAGATCGTGTTGGATTCTTGGAGATTTCAGGACTTCTTAATTCTCATTTTACAAAGTGA
- the LOC122028143 gene encoding U-box domain-containing protein 4-like codes for MEVMVVERPPEFLPRITRSYSDCNSRRSDDSPLVRCQTSCSSSLHRFLVHSAAECSDDAICKLIADLDSPSIESKRLAATELRFLAKHSPENRVRIARAGAVAPLVALLSHPDPRIQEQGVTAILNLSLCDENKSAIAGAGAIRHLVFALRFGTPAARENSACALLRLAQRDDLRAAIGCSGAIPALVSLLETGGPRGKKDAATALFALLAAKENMTRAVEAGAVRPLLDLMADPESGMVDKAAYVLRRVLSLQEGRRAAVAEGGVPVLVEMVEVGTRRQKEVSMLSLLEICKEGAGYRRMVVREGGIPPVVALVQSSSEKTKEKAEALIALLRQPTAPPS; via the exons ATGGAAGTGATGGTGGTGGAGAGACCGCCGGAGTTTCTTCCCCGCATCACCCGGAGCTACAGCGACTGCAATAGCCGCCGTTCCGACGATTCCCCACTCGTCCGGTGTCAAACAAGCTGCTCCTCCTCCCTCCATCGCTTCCTCGTCCACTCCGCCGCCGAATGCTCCGATGACGCCATTTGCAAGCTCATCGCCGACCTTGACTCGCCCTCCATCGAATCCAAGCGCCTCGCCGCAACGGAGCTCCGTTTCCTCGCCAAGCACAGCCCCGAGAACCGCGTCCGTATCGCCCGCGCCGGCGCCGTCGCTCCCCTCGTCGCCCTCCTCTCCCACCCCGATCCTCGGATCCAGGAGCAAGGCGTCACCGCTATTTTAAACCTCTCCCTCTGCGATGAGAACAAATCCGCCATCGCCGGTGCCGGCGCCATCCGCCACCTCGTCTTCGCTCTCCGCTTCGGCACCCCCGCTGCCCGTGAGAACTCCGCTTGCGCCCTCCTCCGCCTCGCCCAGCGCGACGACCTCCGCGCCGCTATCGGCTGCTCGGGTGCCATCCCAGCCCTCGTCTCCCTCCTCGAGACAGGCGGACCCCGCGGGAAGAAGGACGCCGCCACCGCCCTCTTCGCCCTCTTAGCTGCGAAGGAGAACATGACCCGGGCAGTGGAGGCCGGAGCGGTGCGCCCCCTTCTGGATCTGATGGCCGATCCGGAGTCTGGGATGGTGGACAAGGCGGCATACGTGCTCCGCCGGGTGTTGTCGTTGCAGGAGGGGCGTAGGGCAGCGGTGGCGGAGGGCGGCGTACCTGTGCTGGTGGAGATGGTGGAGGTCGGGACCCGCCGGCAGAAGGAAGTGTCGATGCTATCGCTTCTCGAAATATGCAAGGAGGGCGCTGGGTACCGAAGGATGGTAGTCCGCGAGGGCGGCATTCCGCCAGTCGTAGCTCTGGTTCAGTCCTCCTCGGAGAAGACGAAGGAGAAG GCGGAGGCGTTGATTGCGCTTTTACGCCAACCGACCGCACCACCTTCATAG